Below is a genomic region from Numenius arquata chromosome 8, bNumArq3.hap1.1, whole genome shotgun sequence.
TTCCTCAGGTGATTTGCCTTTAAAGCGCTTGCTGCAGAGCTCCTTCATAGCCTGCTGAAACTCAGCAAAGGTGATGGTGCGGGCACCCTTGGTCCTATGGTGATGGGAGACCAAGAGGAAAGTTACCACTGGGTGGCAGTGGGATGGGAAATCCCACTAGAGCCTGCCAACCTCCTGCTGTTCCCTCCTCCTGACCTGCTGAGCTGCCCACTGTGCCTCCCTGCAACACTCACTTGACTTTGTTGAATACGATGTCAACGTCAGTGCTGGTCACAGCTTTCCCATCCATCACCCCACACTCTTTGCACATCTTGGAGAAATTTTTCCCCGTCATCTCATTGCCACTGGCAGATGTGTCACCGTATATCGCAAATTTGCGGAAAGCTGCTTCTACCCCTGACATCTTGCTGCTGTGGAAAAAAGTTGGCATGGAAGGAGCTGAGGATCGTCTGCAGATGCTGGACACACACTCATGTCCTATGCATCTTGTCCCCGCTGAGCAAGGGGCACCAGCCACAGGTCTTTATCCACCATGGGACAACCATGATGACCACACAGGTATGGACAGAGAACACCTAGGATCCAGGCAGGATCAGGGCAGGGATGGCTTGGGATCCGAGGCAAGGcaaaggagggatggaggtggggctCTGGGGTGAATTAATCACTGCTGGATGAGAAAAAATGAGGCATCCAAAGCTTCTGAACCGTTTTGAAATGCAAGTTTCAGTTAGACTGTCTCAATAACAAATGCCTGCATTTGTAAGCTGATTTATGCTTTGCCTGTTACTTGGAGAGGGAGACcagatttgtcttccaggccccaGATAAGT
It encodes:
- the LOC141467692 gene encoding tubulin polymerization-promoting protein family member 2-like isoform X2, which produces MPTFFHSSKMSGVEAAFRKFAIYGDTSASGNEMTGKNFSKMCKECGVMDGKAVTSTDVDIVFNKVKTKGARTITFAEFQQAMKELCSKRFKGKSPEEALQAVYGLIEGKEPGSAGTTKATKVGGVDRLTDTSKYTGSHKERFDESGKGKGLAGRQDLTDNSGYVGAYKGAGTYDQTH
- the LOC141467692 gene encoding tubulin polymerization-promoting protein family member 2-like isoform X1 — translated: MSGVEAAFRKFAIYGDTSASGNEMTGKNFSKMCKECGVMDGKAVTSTDVDIVFNKVKTKGARTITFAEFQQAMKELCSKRFKGKSPEEALQAVYGLIEGKEPGSAGTTKATKVGGVDRLTDTSKYTGSHKERFDESGKGKGLAGRQDLTDNSGYVGAYKGAGTYDQTH